A region from the Cannabis sativa cultivar Pink pepper isolate KNU-18-1 chromosome 9, ASM2916894v1, whole genome shotgun sequence genome encodes:
- the LOC115722838 gene encoding uncharacterized protein LOC115722838 isoform X2, with amino-acid sequence MASGQSSPLAEHRKTITSESPAKILRRILSSPGLHQTPACFDALSSKLVERAGFNVGFTSGFSISSARLGMPDAGLISYGEIVEQGRLITDAVSIPVIGDADTGYGNAMNVKRTVKGYIKAGFAGIMIEDQVLPKACGHTRGRKVVSREEAVMRIRAAVDAREESGSDIVIVARTDSRQAVSFEESLWRTRAFAEVGADVLFIDALASKGEMKAFCETASQIPKLANMLEGGGKTPILTPSELEDIGYKLVVYPLSLLGVSIKAMQDALIGIKSGHIPPVGTMPSFEEIKEIVGFNKYYDEENRYATKD; translated from the exons AGTCTCCAGCCAAGATCCTTCGACGAATTCTGAGTTCACCAGGACTTCACCAAACCCCTGCTTGTTTTGATGCTCTCAGTTCCAAGTTGGTGGAGAGAGCAGGCTTTAATGTCGGTTTTACTAGTG GGTTCTCAATATCATCTGCTAGACTGGGAATGCCAGATGCGGGACTTATATCTTATGGAGAAATAGTGGAACAGGGGAGACTTATTACCGATGCTGTGTCGATTCCTGTAATTGGGGATGCTGATACTGGTTATGGCAATGCCATGAACGTGAAAAGAACTGTGAAGGGATATATTAAAGCTGGTTTTGCTGGGATTATGATTGAAGATCAG GTACTACCAAAAGCTTGTGGTCATACTCGAGGCAGAAAAGTGGTATCGAGAGAGGAAGCAGTGATGCGGATAAGAGCAGCTGTTGATGCTCGGGAGGAGAGTGGGTCTGACATTGTTATTGTGGCAAGGACTGATTCTCGTCAAGCAGTGTCTTTTGAAGAATCGCTCTGGAGAACAAGGGCCTTTGCTGAGGTCGGAGCAGATGTTCTTTTCATAGATGCACTAGCTTCAAAAGGAGAAATGAAGGCTTTTTGTGAAACTGCTTCCCAAATTCCTAAACTG GCCAATATGCTGGAAGGAGGGGGCAAGACACCAATACTTACTCCATCTGAGCTTGAGGATATTGGATATAAGCTTGTGGTCTATCCACTTTCTTTACTCGGGGTTTCTATCAAAGCAATGCAG GATGCTCTTATCGGCATCAAAAGTGGCCACATTCCACCTGTTGGAACCATGCCATCTTTCGAAGAGATAAAAGAGATCGTCGGTTTCAACAAGTATTATGACGAAGAGAATCGTTATGCTACTAAGGACTAA
- the LOC115722838 gene encoding uncharacterized protein LOC115722838 isoform X1, with protein MASGQSSPLAEHRKTITSESPAKILRRILSSPGLHQTPACFDALSSKLVERAGFNVGFTSGFSISSARLGMPDAGLISYGEIVEQGRLITDAVSIPVIGDADTGYGNAMNVKRTVKGYIKAGFAGIMIEDQVLPKACGHTRGRKVVSREEAVMRIRAAVDAREESGSDIVIVARTDSRQAVSFEESLWRTRAFAEVGADVLFIDALASKGEMKAFCETASQIPKLANMLEGGGKTPILTPSELEDIGYKLVVYPLSLLGVSIKAMQVLYLNLVGSLTFFSFRTKEKHKQYKIVLYHHLLMQLVRIFLKYLFNVCKTLNSLVPSGMKVQIFS; from the exons AGTCTCCAGCCAAGATCCTTCGACGAATTCTGAGTTCACCAGGACTTCACCAAACCCCTGCTTGTTTTGATGCTCTCAGTTCCAAGTTGGTGGAGAGAGCAGGCTTTAATGTCGGTTTTACTAGTG GGTTCTCAATATCATCTGCTAGACTGGGAATGCCAGATGCGGGACTTATATCTTATGGAGAAATAGTGGAACAGGGGAGACTTATTACCGATGCTGTGTCGATTCCTGTAATTGGGGATGCTGATACTGGTTATGGCAATGCCATGAACGTGAAAAGAACTGTGAAGGGATATATTAAAGCTGGTTTTGCTGGGATTATGATTGAAGATCAG GTACTACCAAAAGCTTGTGGTCATACTCGAGGCAGAAAAGTGGTATCGAGAGAGGAAGCAGTGATGCGGATAAGAGCAGCTGTTGATGCTCGGGAGGAGAGTGGGTCTGACATTGTTATTGTGGCAAGGACTGATTCTCGTCAAGCAGTGTCTTTTGAAGAATCGCTCTGGAGAACAAGGGCCTTTGCTGAGGTCGGAGCAGATGTTCTTTTCATAGATGCACTAGCTTCAAAAGGAGAAATGAAGGCTTTTTGTGAAACTGCTTCCCAAATTCCTAAACTG GCCAATATGCTGGAAGGAGGGGGCAAGACACCAATACTTACTCCATCTGAGCTTGAGGATATTGGATATAAGCTTGTGGTCTATCCACTTTCTTTACTCGGGGTTTCTATCAAAGCAATGCAGGTTCTGTATCTAAACCTTGTTGGTTCTctaacatttttttcttttagaacCAAAGAAAAGcacaaacaatacaaaattgTTCTTTACCATCATTTACTGATGCAACTCGTTcgaattttcttaaaatatttattcaatGTATGTAAAACCTTGAATTCACTGGTTCCTTCTGGTATGAAAGTCCAAATATTTTCTTGA